The stretch of DNA GCGCATCGCCTTCGCGGCGGGGCATCCGAGGGCGGTGGCCGCGCTGAAGAAAATCGAGATGTATTACCAGGCCGGCATCTTCGCCCCGTCCCTGGCGGCGGCCGTTGTGGCCTTGAACGACGGGGACCCGACCGTGGCCGAGGCGGTGGCCGTGTACGCCGATCGGCGGGAGAAGGTCTCGGCGCTCCTGGACGGGATGGGGTGGCGGCACGAGAAACCGGGCGGCGCCACGTACTTCTGGCTAAAAATTCCGGGCGGGGAGATGGACGACGTCGCCTTCTGCCGGGCGCTTTTGGAGAAAACGGGCGTCATCCTCACCCCGGGCTCGGCATTCGGGGAAGCGGGCCGGGGCCGCGTCCGGCTCTCTCTCACGCTGCCCAAAACATTGCTGGAGCGCGCCCTGGTCTTGATCGAGAAGCATCTCCGGGAACGGTGAGCGTGCCAAAAAGACAGGCCATCGTCGCCCTGGGGTCCAACTCCGGCGACCGACTGAAAAATCTGACCGAGGGTCTGGCCCGGCTCGCGGAAAACGGAGGCGTGAAGGTCGTCAAAGTCTCCGGCGTCTACGAGACCGAGGCCCAGGGGAAGGCCACCGGGGAGAGCTTCTACAACGCGGCGGCGCTCGTGGAGACCGCCCTCGACCCCGTGGAGCTCATCGCGCTTCTGGGGCGGACTGAGCGCAAGTTCGGCCGCGACGAGGACCGTAGACGGGAAGACGGCGGACGGCGGCTGGACCTGGACCTCATCTACCTGGGCGACGTTGTCTACGACCGGGACGGCATCGTCGTGCCGCACCCGCGCCGGCGGTGGAGGGACTTCGTCCTCGCGCCGGCGAACGAGATTACGCCGGGGTTCGTGGACCCCGAGGACGGCCTGACCGTGGCCGAGCTCTGGGAAAATCTGAAAAGAACCGGTGCCTCGCCACCCGAAAGAGTGGCGGAGATAAAGCAATTTCCCTAAGTGCGAGGGGGAGACGATGGGAACGGAACAGTCCATCGAGCGGATGACGGCCGCCCAGATTACCGCGAAGAAGGCAGATGGGGCAAAAATCGTCTGCCTGACGGCCTACGACTACCCGAGCGCCCTGGTCTGCGACGAGGCGGGGGTGGACCTCGTCCTCGTGGGCGACAGCCTGGGCAACGTCATCCACGGCGAGCCGACCACCCTCCGGGTTACGATGGACGACATGCTCTACCACACGCGCATCGTGGACCGGGCCCTGAAGCGGGCCATGCTCGTGGGCGACATGCCGTTCCTGTCGTTCTCTTTGGGCGAGATCGAGGCGGTGCGCAACGCCGGGGAGTTCGTCGCCTGCGGGGCGCAGGGGGTAAAAATCGAGTGGCAGCCGGGCATCGAGCGCGTGGTCGGGGCGATTTCCGACGCCGGCATCCCGGTGATGGGGCATCTGGGGCTGACCCCCCAGGCGATCCACCGCATCGGCGGATACCGGGTGCAGGGGCGCGACGCCGCCCAGGCCGAGCTGATGCTCCGGGAGGCGGAGAAAATAGAGCGGGCCGGGGCCTTCGCCATCGTGCTCGAGCTCGTCCCGACGGAGCTCGCGCGCCGCATCACCGGGGCCGTGAAAATCCCCACCATCGGCATCGGCGCCGGGCCGCACACCGACGGCCAGATTTTAGTCTTCCACGACATGCTGCACATGCTGCCCGGGAAGAAGCTCAAGCACGTGAAGCGTTACCTGGATGGCTTCGAGGCGATGGCCAGGGCGGTGGGGGAGTATTCCGACGAGGTGCGCGGGGGGAAGTTCCCCGGTGAGGAGCACGGGTTCAGCTAGACGCGCTTAGCCGGGATTATCAATGTCATTCAATAAAACGCACTCTTTAATGTAGGGCGGCCCTTCTACGGGCTTCCGTTTTTTCTATGTTCCCTACCTCGACCCTCACCTCGGCCCACGCCTCGCTGCGATGACGTAGGGACCGACCGACGGCGCGCCGTTCAGGTCGGCCCGTTTTCTATAAGGTGTCCCTCACCCCCATCCCCTCTCCCCATGGGAGAGGGGGGTTGCTTTCCATCGGGGGAAGGCCCCTACCGCTCCCGCTTGCGGGCCACCAGCCACACGATAATGCCGATGACCACCACCGCGGGCAGGGCGTAGATGACGAGGAATACCAGGCCCTTGAAGAGCATCCACGCGACCAGAATGGCCAGGATCAGGATGCCGAAGGCGATGAGCGTGCCCTTGCTACCAGTCAGAGGTTTCATCTTTCCTCCCTGGGCGGCGGTGCTACCGCCTCTTCGCGCGGCCGATGAGGTAAAAGACGACGGCGACGACGACGAGCGGCCCGAGAATCCACTTTAGAAGAAACCAAAACAGGCCGAGGAACAGGCCGAACACCCCGGCAATGATGCCTAACAGCGCAATGACGCCTATTCCGACCAGCGCCAGCGGGAACATCAACCCCGCCAAAAGGCACCCGGCACCCTCGGAACCTCCGGTCATCGCTTTTTCCTTTCCCGGCAGCGCACCACGATGTAGACGATCAACCCTACCAGTAAAAGCGGCCCCAGGAACCAGCGCAGGAAAATCCACAGCGACCAGAAGAAGGAGCTGGTCAGCGTGAATACGCCGACGACGGCCAGGAGACCGATTAATACTTTCTCGCCGATGGACATGCCGGAAGAACCGCTCATGACGGAGCCCCCGGGATGCGTGCCGCCCTGGTCATCAGCGCGAGCCTCCCGCCACCCGGCTCGAATCCCCTCGGAAAGCAAAGCCTGACCATTTCCGCCCGACTCAGATGTCCAACGCGAAGGTGAGCTTCAGGAACAGGATGTGCTCCGCCTCCTCGCGGGTCGTGGGCTGGAGGAGGTTGTACACCAGGTAAACGTAGCTGCCCGGGAGGTAGTTATAGGCCAGAAGGGCGTTGAGCTCCTCCCGTCCGCCGAAGGTGTTCCGCTGGCCGAAGACCCGCAACCACACCTCGTCTACGAACTTCGCGGTCATGCCGAGGTTCACGAACCAGTGCTGGCCCTCCCAACCGAGATCGTCCATCCCCGGGGCGCCGAGGATGTCCTTGTCCGCCAGCTTCTCGAACTCCACCCCCCCCTCGAAGGTCAGCCCCGAGAACAGCGCATAGGAGTACTCCAGCTCCCAGTAGTTGAGGTCGTACCCGTAGAAGTCGCCGCCGACGTAGGTCAGCCCCAGGCCCGAGTAGCGATCCAGGTTGAACCCCAGGGTGCCGGAGTAGGTACCGTTCTGGTAGGAGAAACGCTCGGTCTCGGTTATCTCCTCGGTGTCGTAGTTGTTCCAGTAGCTGCCGTAGAGCGTCAGCCCCCAGAGGAAGTCCACCCCGACGTATCCGCTCCACCCCTGGTAGGCCAACAGTTCGTCGGTGTTCTGGTCGTAGTGGTAGTAATCGCCGCCGACGTACACGTCCTTGAACCACCCCTCCCAGATGCCCCACAGGTACTCCACGTACGCGTACCCGCCCAGGGTGTCCAGGTCCGTGTAGGGCAGGTAGCCCATCTCGGCGTCGAAATTGGGCTGCACCTGCTGGCCCTGGATGCCGATCGTCCAGTTGGGGTCGTTCCACTCGGCGCCCACGTACCAGGCGTAGTCGTCCACATCGCGCTCGGGGTTGGTCTCGTAGGCGAACTCACCCGTGGCCTGGAGGCCGAAATCCGTGGCCCAGCTGAAATCCAGCCCCAGCGTGGTGTCGTTGAGCGGCTCGGCTGCCGTCACGTACTCCCAATCGAAGGGTCCGTGCGACTCGATGGTCATCCGCTCGCGCTGGTACTTGTTGATGGCCGTGAGCCCCACGGCGCTGGACTCGAAGATGTCGTGGGTCAGGCGCACCGCAGCCACGTTGGCGTTGAAACGTTCCCTCCACCAGTCGCCGCGGTAGTAGGAGAGGTCGGCCTTGTCGGCCACGGTG from bacterium encodes:
- the panB gene encoding 3-methyl-2-oxobutanoate hydroxymethyltransferase, which translates into the protein MGTEQSIERMTAAQITAKKADGAKIVCLTAYDYPSALVCDEAGVDLVLVGDSLGNVIHGEPTTLRVTMDDMLYHTRIVDRALKRAMLVGDMPFLSFSLGEIEAVRNAGEFVACGAQGVKIEWQPGIERVVGAISDAGIPVMGHLGLTPQAIHRIGGYRVQGRDAAQAELMLREAEKIERAGAFAIVLELVPTELARRITGAVKIPTIGIGAGPHTDGQILVFHDMLHMLPGKKLKHVKRYLDGFEAMARAVGEYSDEVRGGKFPGEEHGFS
- a CDS encoding DUF5916 domain-containing protein produces the protein MKTTVRFVFLFALLCAVTGVSARQVTAVRTQVPPLIDGRLTDIGWTQAEATTGFVYRGIGLPWPASQQTLVRVLYDSDALYIGVACYETEVDEIVADMVYHDDPLWLDDSFAIFLDTFDDGRSAYMLVVNPLGTRYDAYFTQDGQYIDSAWDGDWKAAAGIEEDRWVAEFKIPWRELHYVDPTDGWGIDFWRNEIPNDESSIWSNLDTNLYKVSKFGRLEGIRDLGIPVTVSFVPYGTAKRQWNDVEDAILWEDPTLIETGVEDTFSGGIDIDFRPFPAMSIVGSINPDYAQIESDLDELNLSRDELYLNEKRPFFRDGKSLFDLPLELFYSRRLQDIYYAGKLYGKLGGLRYYLLDVEGTVADKADLSYYRGDWWRERFNANVAAVRLTHDIFESSAVGLTAINKYQRERMTIESHGPFDWEYVTAAEPLNDTTLGLDFSWATDFGLQATGEFAYETNPERDVDDYAWYVGAEWNDPNWTIGIQGQQVQPNFDAEMGYLPYTDLDTLGGYAYVEYLWGIWEGWFKDVYVGGDYYHYDQNTDELLAYQGWSGYVGVDFLWGLTLYGSYWNNYDTEEITETERFSYQNGTYSGTLGFNLDRYSGLGLTYVGGDFYGYDLNYWELEYSYALFSGLTFEGGVEFEKLADKDILGAPGMDDLGWEGQHWFVNLGMTAKFVDEVWLRVFGQRNTFGGREELNALLAYNYLPGSYVYLVYNLLQPTTREEAEHILFLKLTFALDI
- the folK gene encoding 2-amino-4-hydroxy-6-hydroxymethyldihydropteridine diphosphokinase, which encodes MPKRQAIVALGSNSGDRLKNLTEGLARLAENGGVKVVKVSGVYETEAQGKATGESFYNAAALVETALDPVELIALLGRTERKFGRDEDRRREDGGRRLDLDLIYLGDVVYDRDGIVVPHPRRRWRDFVLAPANEITPGFVDPEDGLTVAELWENLKRTGASPPERVAEIKQFP